Proteins encoded within one genomic window of Synergistaceae bacterium DZ-S4:
- a CDS encoding heavy-metal-associated domain-containing protein: MKKFTLLIPDMMCGHCEKRIREAVASLGGNVTSLDLETKIVVAEADVSEEELINAIDDAGYDAQIKS, from the coding sequence ATGAAAAAATTTACGCTCTTGATACCGGATATGATGTGCGGCCACTGTGAGAAACGGATCCGTGAAGCTGTGGCATCGCTTGGAGGAAACGTGACCTCACTTGACCTTGAGACTAAGATAGTTGTCGCCGAAGCGGACGTTTCAGAAGAAGAACTGATCAACGCTATAGATGATGCGGGGTACGATGCACAGATAAAGAGCTGA